A window of Hymenobacter aerilatus contains these coding sequences:
- the frr gene encoding ribosome recycling factor, giving the protein MDEEIQFYLSEAEESMGKALEHTGVELSRIRAGKASPAMLDSLRVDYYGTPTPVAQVANISTPDARTLFIKPWEKNMISEVAKAIKNSDLGLNPQSDAEGVRLNIPPMTQERRRDLVKQVKNESESGKVRIRGIRKDVNDSLRKLLKEGASEDAIKDAEAKVQKATDSYIVRVDELVSKKEAEIMTI; this is encoded by the coding sequence ATGGACGAAGAAATTCAGTTTTACCTAAGCGAAGCCGAAGAATCGATGGGTAAAGCCCTGGAACATACCGGCGTGGAATTAAGCCGCATTCGGGCAGGTAAAGCAAGCCCGGCCATGCTCGATTCGCTGCGGGTAGACTATTATGGCACACCTACCCCCGTGGCGCAGGTAGCCAATATTTCGACGCCGGATGCCCGTACGCTTTTCATTAAGCCATGGGAAAAAAACATGATTAGTGAGGTAGCCAAAGCCATTAAAAACAGTGACTTGGGTTTGAACCCACAGTCAGATGCAGAAGGCGTGCGACTCAACATTCCGCCTATGACGCAGGAACGCCGCCGCGACTTGGTGAAGCAAGTGAAAAACGAATCGGAGAGTGGCAAGGTACGCATCCGGGGCATTCGCAAAGATGTGAATGACTCACTGCGGAAACTGCTAAAAGAAGGAGCTTCGGAAGATGCTATTAAAGACGCCGAGGCAAAAGTCCAGAAGGCGACTGATTCTTATATTGTGCGGGTAGACGAACTCGTAAGCAAGAAAGAAGCGGAGATTATGACTATCTGA
- the rplA gene encoding 50S ribosomal protein L1 codes for MAQVSKKRKEALAKHDLTQVRNLVEAAKVVKDITYTKFDASVDIDVRLGVDPRKADQMVRGVATLPHGTGKTVRVLALVTPDKEAEATAAGADFVGLDDYISKIEKGWTDIDVIITMPAVMAKVGRLGRVLGPRGLMPNPKSGTVTTDVAKAVQEVKAGKIDFKVDKTGIIHCSVGKVSFDDQKLAENAIEVIQTLQRLKPSSAKGTYIKSITLSSTMSPAVPVDTSVTSA; via the coding sequence ATGGCACAAGTTAGCAAAAAGCGCAAGGAAGCCCTTGCTAAGCACGACCTGACGCAGGTTCGTAATCTAGTAGAAGCTGCTAAAGTGGTAAAGGATATCACCTATACCAAATTCGACGCTTCTGTTGATATCGATGTTCGTCTAGGCGTTGACCCCCGTAAAGCTGACCAAATGGTGCGTGGTGTAGCCACGTTGCCTCACGGTACAGGCAAAACTGTTCGTGTACTAGCCCTAGTAACTCCTGACAAGGAAGCTGAAGCTACGGCTGCTGGTGCTGATTTCGTTGGTCTTGACGATTATATCTCGAAAATCGAGAAAGGTTGGACGGATATCGATGTTATTATCACCATGCCTGCTGTAATGGCTAAGGTTGGTCGTCTAGGCCGGGTATTGGGTCCACGTGGCCTGATGCCAAACCCTAAGTCGGGTACGGTTACGACCGATGTAGCAAAGGCAGTACAAGAAGTGAAGGCTGGTAAAATCGACTTTAAAGTTGACAAGACTGGTATCATTCACTGCTCAGTAGGTAAGGTGTCGTTTGATGATCAGAAGCTAGCTGAAAATGCTATTGAGGTTATTCAAACGTTGCAGCGCCTGAAGCCGTCTTCGGCTAAGGGAACTTATATTAAGAGCATCACGCTGTCGAGCACGATGAGCCCAGCCGTTCCGGTTGATACTTCGGTTACTTCCGCTTAA
- the nusG gene encoding transcription termination/antitermination protein NusG has protein sequence MGELKWYVVRSVSGQEKKAKTYLETEIGRHGLSDLVPEVLIPAEKVYEMRNGKKRVRERNFFPGYILIHADLSHGEVDHIITSTPGVIGFLSENEGKNTTGKPVPLRMSEVNRILGIVDETEEQTATLETPFIVGDLVKIIDTNFNGFSGTVSEVFEERKKLNVIVKIFGRSTPMELSYTQVEKES, from the coding sequence ATGGGAGAGTTGAAGTGGTATGTAGTACGCTCAGTTAGCGGCCAAGAAAAGAAAGCCAAAACCTATCTTGAAACAGAGATAGGACGCCATGGTCTATCTGACTTAGTGCCTGAAGTATTGATTCCAGCGGAGAAGGTTTACGAGATGCGCAACGGGAAAAAACGTGTACGCGAGCGTAATTTCTTTCCTGGGTACATTCTGATTCATGCTGACTTATCACATGGTGAAGTAGACCATATTATCACTAGTACACCTGGTGTAATTGGCTTTCTAAGTGAGAATGAAGGAAAGAATACGACTGGGAAACCAGTACCTCTGCGTATGTCAGAGGTGAACCGCATCCTCGGTATTGTAGACGAGACAGAAGAGCAAACAGCTACGTTAGAAACGCCATTCATTGTAGGAGATTTGGTGAAAATTATTGACACCAATTTCAATGGTTTCTCAGGTACTGTTTCTGAGGTATTCGAAGAGCGGAAGAAGCTTAACGTTATCGTGAAGATATTTGGTCGTAGCACTCCCATGGAACTAAGCTACACACAAGTTGAGAAAGAGTCTTAG
- the pyrH gene encoding UMP kinase, whose product MKYNRILLKLSGEALMGEQQYGIDAVRLMQYAEEIKAVAATGTQVAVVIGGGNIFRGVQAAAFGLDRVQGDYMGMLATVINSMALQSALEKLDVSTRLLSGLTIQQVCEPYLRRRAMRHLEKGRVVIFGAGIGSPYFTTDSAASLRAIEIEADVVLKGTRVDGIYTADPEKDPTAVRYPEITFEEVMAKNLNVMDMTAFTLCKENNLPIIVFDMNKTGNLQRLLEGDTVGTLVTMEGPSPVQNKEDSALQSTL is encoded by the coding sequence TTGAAGTACAACCGAATCCTGCTGAAACTGAGCGGCGAGGCCCTGATGGGGGAGCAACAGTACGGTATCGACGCCGTGCGCCTCATGCAGTATGCCGAAGAAATAAAAGCTGTAGCGGCCACGGGCACGCAGGTGGCCGTAGTAATTGGCGGGGGCAACATTTTCCGGGGGGTGCAGGCCGCTGCCTTTGGCCTCGACCGAGTGCAAGGGGACTACATGGGTATGCTAGCTACCGTTATCAACTCCATGGCTCTGCAAAGCGCGCTGGAAAAGCTAGATGTAAGTACCCGCCTGCTTTCGGGACTCACCATTCAACAAGTATGTGAGCCCTACCTACGGCGGCGGGCAATGCGCCATTTGGAGAAAGGTAGGGTAGTGATTTTCGGGGCAGGTATCGGCTCCCCTTATTTCACGACAGACTCTGCTGCCTCACTGCGCGCCATTGAGATAGAAGCAGATGTGGTACTGAAAGGTACCCGCGTAGACGGCATTTATACCGCCGACCCAGAAAAAGATCCGACAGCTGTGCGCTATCCAGAAATCACCTTTGAGGAGGTGATGGCGAAAAATCTGAACGTAATGGATATGACAGCCTTCACGCTATGTAAGGAAAATAACCTACCCATTATCGTATTTGATATGAATAAGACCGGTAACCTACAACGGCTTCTTGAAGGCGATACAGTAGGCACCTTGGTAACCATGGAAGGCCCCAGCCCTGTACAGAATAAGGAGGATAGTGCATTGCAGTCTACCCTGTAA
- the nadD gene encoding nicotinate (nicotinamide) nucleotide adenylyltransferase produces the protein MSAIAPKVGLLFGSFNPIHTGHLILAHFMATHTDLDAVWLIVSPQSPFKVGQELLPEQARYELVEAAIADNGQLQVLDVEFAMSKPNYTIDTLEELHQRYPQHQFVLLMGEDNLPGLPRWKAADRIMVEYEIYVYPRPGIEATVVAGPANVRIVDAPLLDISATFVRDCVRTGKSIRYLVPAEVEKRIQQKGYWKE, from the coding sequence GTGAGTGCTATTGCTCCGAAGGTAGGCTTGCTGTTTGGTTCCTTCAATCCTATTCATACCGGGCATCTCATTCTGGCGCATTTCATGGCCACGCATACCGACTTGGACGCTGTGTGGTTGATTGTGTCTCCGCAGAGCCCTTTTAAGGTAGGGCAGGAGCTACTGCCAGAGCAGGCCCGATACGAATTGGTAGAAGCAGCTATTGCCGACAATGGCCAATTGCAGGTATTAGACGTGGAGTTTGCTATGTCTAAGCCCAATTATACCATTGACACACTGGAAGAACTGCATCAACGCTACCCCCAGCATCAGTTCGTGTTGCTTATGGGAGAAGATAATCTGCCCGGCCTACCCCGCTGGAAAGCCGCCGACCGCATCATGGTAGAATACGAAATCTATGTGTATCCGCGTCCGGGTATTGAGGCAACGGTGGTAGCTGGTCCAGCCAATGTGCGTATTGTGGATGCACCATTGCTGGACATCTCAGCTACTTTTGTGCGTGATTGTGTACGCACCGGTAAATCCATCCGTTATTTAGTACCTGCTGAAGTAGAGAAGCGTATTCAGCAAAAAGGCTATTGGAAAGAATAA
- a CDS encoding O-antigen ligase family protein, whose protein sequence is MAIPVWLRNRSAWWLALLYALLLLSGFYTSAWTIWRHELYRKLPFLAVPLAFALATPLSSRQRYWIGVFFTLGVTAVGIATAGRYWLSPGASSEELREATNLQSVTGIFHIHFGVMLAMACAFSAVLAQRAYTPSGRWLLWGGTIVSAFILHALVYRTGLLAFYAILSFNALRLLATRRWWKIGLLLLVVLATAPVVAYHSIPSVSRQVTESRYDIAMFYEQRDINDYSLAKRLAAWQTASVIARNNPWLGVGAADATDEMMAQYSWHSFGLTPLNRVMVHNQYLHFLLASGLVGLGLWLLVLLAPLAQPALRHNPYVYNFLLIQGVAMLVDSLLEVQTSFNLFVFCYGFLLVATERQRADLTK, encoded by the coding sequence ATGGCTATTCCGGTGTGGCTGCGCAACCGAAGTGCTTGGTGGTTGGCGTTGCTCTATGCGTTGCTTCTGCTTAGTGGCTTCTACACCAGTGCCTGGACAATCTGGCGCCACGAGTTGTACCGTAAGCTGCCTTTCTTGGCAGTGCCGTTGGCTTTTGCGCTGGCCACACCGCTCAGCTCACGGCAGCGTTATTGGATAGGAGTATTTTTTACGCTGGGGGTTACCGCCGTTGGAATAGCTACAGCCGGGCGCTACTGGCTTTCTCCTGGTGCTAGCAGCGAGGAGCTACGCGAAGCAACCAACCTGCAATCCGTAACAGGTATTTTTCACATTCATTTTGGGGTGATGCTAGCTATGGCTTGTGCTTTCAGCGCAGTGCTAGCCCAACGCGCCTATACACCAAGCGGCCGTTGGCTGCTGTGGGGTGGTACCATTGTAAGTGCTTTCATTCTGCACGCCTTAGTATACCGCACCGGCCTGTTAGCTTTCTATGCTATATTATCTTTCAACGCGCTGCGTCTGCTGGCTACCCGACGCTGGTGGAAAATAGGTCTTCTGCTACTCGTTGTGCTGGCAACGGCGCCGGTGGTAGCCTACCATTCCATTCCATCCGTATCTCGCCAAGTGACAGAAAGCCGATACGATATAGCAATGTTTTACGAGCAACGCGATATCAACGACTACTCCCTCGCGAAGCGCTTGGCTGCCTGGCAGACAGCCAGCGTAATAGCCCGCAACAATCCGTGGCTCGGAGTAGGCGCGGCCGACGCCACCGACGAGATGATGGCGCAATACAGTTGGCATTCATTTGGCCTGACTCCACTCAACCGCGTCATGGTGCACAACCAGTATCTGCATTTTCTCTTGGCCAGTGGCTTGGTAGGCCTGGGCTTGTGGTTGCTGGTATTGCTGGCTCCATTGGCGCAACCTGCCCTACGGCACAATCCGTACGTGTATAATTTCCTGCTAATTCAGGGCGTTGCCATGCTGGTCGATTCTTTGTTGGAAGTTCAGACCAGTTTCAACCTCTTTGTGTTTTGCTACGGCTTTCTGTTGGTAGCCACAGAGCGCCAGAGGGCAGATTTAACAAAATAA
- a CDS encoding sigma-70 family RNA polymerase sigma factor, with product MSDSPERVPKLSKEEKDRRFQAELMPVIDSLYNFAYRLTLDEDDANDLVQETYLKAYRFFEYFEPGTNAKAWLFRILKNSFINDFRKKSKQPAKVDYNEIEGYYNSEDVEAEGDAGSTSSDMRQQAVRDLIGDEVARALNSLPVDFRTVIILCDLEGFTYEEMAKVLDIPIGTVRSRLHRARNFLKEKLEKYAETMGYGNSNDAADEDIEDNPSE from the coding sequence ATGAGCGACTCTCCTGAACGTGTACCTAAGTTGAGCAAAGAAGAGAAAGACCGCCGGTTTCAGGCTGAACTGATGCCCGTAATCGACTCTTTGTACAATTTTGCCTACCGTCTGACGCTTGACGAAGACGACGCAAACGACCTCGTCCAAGAGACCTATTTAAAGGCCTACCGTTTCTTCGAGTACTTCGAGCCGGGAACCAACGCCAAAGCGTGGCTGTTCCGCATCCTGAAAAACTCGTTCATCAACGACTTTCGAAAAAAGAGTAAGCAGCCCGCCAAGGTCGACTACAACGAAATTGAGGGTTACTACAATTCGGAAGATGTGGAGGCCGAGGGCGACGCGGGTAGCACCTCGTCGGACATGCGGCAGCAAGCCGTGCGTGACCTCATCGGGGATGAGGTAGCCCGCGCGCTCAACTCGCTGCCCGTGGACTTTCGTACCGTCATTATCCTCTGCGACCTGGAAGGGTTTACGTATGAGGAAATGGCCAAAGTACTGGACATTCCTATCGGAACAGTTCGGTCACGCTTGCACCGTGCCCGAAACTTCCTGAAGGAAAAACTTGAAAAATATGCCGAAACAATGGGCTATGGCAACTCCAACGATGCGGCAGATGAAGACATTGAAGATAACCCCTCTGAATAA
- the gmk gene encoding guanylate kinase: MQGKIIVFSAPSGAGKTTIVHRLMDRIPELSFSISACTRDRRGRTEANGKDYHFISVTEFQEKIRHDEFVEWEEVYEGAFYGTLKSEIERIWSAGRHAILDVDVKGGLSIKEFYKDRALAIFVKPPSVEVLEARLRGRATDSAASISSRLYKAEFELTFEDRFDVTVVNDDLDEATNEAERLVRSFITSSSDVL, translated from the coding sequence ATGCAGGGTAAAATTATTGTCTTTTCAGCGCCGTCCGGAGCCGGTAAAACGACTATCGTTCACCGGCTCATGGATAGGATTCCGGAGCTAAGTTTCTCCATTTCAGCGTGTACGCGCGACCGGCGTGGCCGTACCGAAGCCAACGGTAAGGATTACCACTTCATTTCCGTAACAGAGTTTCAGGAGAAAATCCGCCACGATGAATTTGTGGAGTGGGAGGAAGTGTATGAAGGCGCCTTTTACGGTACGCTGAAATCAGAAATTGAGCGCATTTGGTCCGCTGGCCGTCATGCCATTTTGGATGTAGACGTAAAGGGCGGGCTTAGCATCAAAGAGTTCTATAAAGATCGGGCGCTGGCCATCTTCGTGAAACCACCTTCTGTAGAAGTACTAGAAGCTCGTTTGCGGGGACGTGCTACCGACTCGGCCGCCAGCATCTCCAGTCGGTTGTATAAGGCTGAGTTTGAGCTAACGTTTGAAGACCGGTTCGACGTAACAGTTGTCAACGACGATTTGGACGAGGCGACAAACGAAGCTGAGCGACTGGTGCGTAGCTTCATTACCAGTTCTTCCGACGTACTGTGA
- the rplK gene encoding 50S ribosomal protein L11: MAKEIRGYLKLQIKGGAANPAPPVGPALGSKGLNIMEFCKQFNARTQDKAGQVCPVLITMYTDKSFDFVVKTPPVPVLLMDAAKLQSGSKEPNRNKVGSVSWDQVRTIAETKMPDLNAFEVEAAMRQVAGTARSMGITIKGDSPFAN, translated from the coding sequence ATGGCCAAGGAAATTAGAGGTTATCTGAAACTTCAGATAAAGGGAGGCGCTGCAAACCCTGCACCGCCGGTAGGACCTGCACTTGGTAGCAAAGGCCTTAACATCATGGAGTTCTGCAAGCAATTCAATGCGCGGACTCAGGATAAGGCTGGCCAAGTTTGTCCGGTACTGATTACCATGTACACCGATAAGTCATTCGACTTCGTGGTGAAAACACCACCGGTGCCCGTACTGCTAATGGACGCTGCAAAGCTCCAGAGCGGTTCGAAAGAGCCTAACCGTAACAAGGTAGGCTCGGTGTCGTGGGACCAAGTTCGCACCATTGCCGAAACCAAAATGCCTGATCTGAATGCTTTCGAAGTGGAAGCAGCTATGCGTCAGGTAGCCGGCACGGCTCGCAGCATGGGTATCACCATTAAAGGGGATTCTCCTTTCGCTAACTAA
- a CDS encoding acetyl-CoA carboxylase biotin carboxyl carrier protein subunit: MLQVQTSPTQIWEVDFRANGNSMLNGEPFIWDIVALGQQRYHILYRGSSFVTEVLEADYATKTLRLQLNGQVVDIQAKDRFDLLLDKLGMGSAASHKINELKAPMPGLIVDVRVAPGQTVQKGDPLLVLEAMKMENILKSPSDGTVTAIKVQMRDNVTKGQVLIQFS; this comes from the coding sequence ATGCTACAGGTACAAACCAGTCCCACTCAAATTTGGGAAGTTGATTTTCGTGCCAATGGCAATAGTATGTTGAATGGCGAGCCTTTTATTTGGGACATTGTAGCTCTCGGCCAACAACGATACCATATTTTGTACCGAGGCAGTTCTTTTGTTACGGAAGTATTGGAAGCAGACTATGCTACTAAGACACTTCGCTTACAATTGAACGGGCAAGTGGTAGATATACAGGCCAAAGACCGCTTTGATCTACTCCTTGATAAGCTAGGAATGGGCTCAGCTGCTAGCCATAAAATAAATGAGCTGAAGGCTCCCATGCCAGGTCTGATTGTAGACGTGCGCGTAGCACCTGGACAAACTGTACAGAAAGGAGACCCATTATTAGTACTGGAAGCTATGAAAATGGAAAACATTCTGAAGTCTCCTAGTGACGGCACAGTAACGGCCATAAAAGTGCAGATGCGCGATAATGTGACGAAGGGCCAAGTATTGATTCAATTCTCATAA
- the secE gene encoding preprotein translocase subunit SecE translates to MSKLTKYFSDTTEEMRYKVTWPTSSELQKSAGLVLIGSLVFAAVVGIMDIIFKTGLEAFYNSFR, encoded by the coding sequence ATGAGCAAGCTGACAAAATATTTTAGCGATACCACGGAGGAAATGCGTTACAAAGTGACGTGGCCAACTTCGTCAGAATTACAGAAGAGCGCTGGTTTGGTGTTGATTGGTTCGCTGGTATTTGCTGCTGTCGTTGGTATCATGGATATCATTTTTAAAACGGGACTGGAAGCATTTTACAACTCATTCCGTTAA
- a CDS encoding M1 family metallopeptidase yields the protein MKYRILGLLSAALLHSSFALAQTGKAGKSDTDKSGTRHKAPVANEVPATPPKQDIVIIPSWLPPENPVQPAATVVTNVLDTKLDVRFDWVKQWVLGTATLTLRPHFYPQNQVVLDAKGFDIKSVRLLVNGKEKNLTYTYDKQKLAITLDRNYPRTEAYQVRITYTAKPNELPASGSAAITSNKGLYFINPLGTDKTKPRQIWTQGETEANSAWFPTIDKPNQRMTQEIALTVEEKFRTISNGLLISSRKNADGTRTDIWKQALPAAPYLTMLVVGEFAVISDTWRGKAVEYFVDPPYSTTAKAVFGHTPEMLEFFSTRLGVEFPWEKYAQVAVHDFVSGAMENTTASTFQDKLTQFTPRELLDLSYESESVVAHELFHQWFGDYVTSESWSNLPLNEAFADYSEFLWAEHKYGPAEAALVQQKALTAYLEEAQTKREPLIRYRYADREDMFDRHSYSKGGRVLHMLRQYVGDEAFFVALNRYLVRNKLSSVEIAELRLAFEEVTGEDLTWFFDQWFLKRGHPELKITHSYAGNQVALRVRQMQDSTFSPIYQLPVTVTTWVNNQPVNHRIVVTKADQTFSLPVSQRPALVKFDAAGQLLAELEEERSTEELLYQFYHAQNFLQKYEAIMLLRGKTMDLPVSAMLRNALSDDFWAVRQTAVEALRRYKGSEGTAVRKDLQRVATDDSKTRVRAAAISSLSAFPNEDYGQLYTSALADSSYIVASAAVNALAKAPTVTSLKEIIRLQETKNAALIDAVSNYFALNGTADQYEWFLRRSNDVRNEALYQFLQNFATLMLRMPPVERDKGIARLETIARSYPNQYAKLGAYKGLSMLVSSSPGVKLTLQDIRSREKDKNLATIYTMLQ from the coding sequence ATGAAGTACCGGATTCTTGGTTTGCTCAGTGCGGCGCTGCTTCATAGCAGCTTTGCTTTGGCCCAAACGGGCAAAGCTGGAAAATCAGATACCGATAAGAGCGGCACACGTCATAAAGCGCCAGTTGCCAACGAGGTTCCGGCTACCCCACCCAAGCAGGACATCGTTATTATTCCTTCGTGGTTGCCCCCAGAAAACCCGGTGCAGCCAGCAGCTACAGTTGTTACTAATGTGCTGGATACGAAATTAGATGTGCGTTTTGATTGGGTGAAACAATGGGTGCTAGGCACCGCTACCCTCACGTTACGCCCACACTTCTACCCCCAGAACCAAGTAGTACTCGACGCAAAGGGTTTCGATATTAAATCGGTGCGGTTGCTGGTGAACGGTAAGGAGAAAAACCTTACGTACACCTACGACAAGCAGAAGCTGGCGATTACGCTGGACCGTAACTACCCGCGTACAGAAGCTTATCAAGTACGAATTACTTACACTGCTAAGCCCAATGAGCTGCCAGCCAGCGGCAGCGCAGCTATTACCAGTAACAAGGGGCTCTATTTCATTAATCCACTCGGTACTGACAAGACCAAACCACGACAGATCTGGACGCAGGGCGAAACAGAAGCAAACTCGGCGTGGTTTCCAACCATCGATAAACCCAACCAGCGCATGACGCAAGAAATTGCGTTGACCGTGGAAGAGAAGTTCCGTACTATATCTAATGGATTACTGATTTCATCCCGAAAAAACGCAGACGGAACGCGCACGGATATTTGGAAACAGGCCCTGCCTGCGGCCCCCTACCTTACCATGCTGGTCGTAGGAGAGTTTGCGGTTATTAGTGACACATGGCGAGGGAAGGCCGTTGAGTATTTTGTAGATCCACCCTATAGCACCACAGCAAAGGCAGTTTTCGGCCATACGCCAGAAATGCTAGAGTTTTTCTCTACAAGGTTGGGGGTAGAGTTTCCGTGGGAGAAATACGCCCAAGTAGCTGTACACGACTTTGTGTCAGGAGCAATGGAAAATACCACTGCCTCTACGTTTCAGGATAAGTTAACCCAATTCACACCGCGCGAGCTGCTGGATCTTAGCTATGAGTCAGAGTCAGTAGTAGCTCATGAGTTATTCCATCAGTGGTTTGGCGATTACGTAACCAGCGAGTCGTGGTCCAACCTACCCCTCAATGAAGCTTTCGCTGATTATTCGGAATTTTTGTGGGCCGAGCATAAATACGGTCCGGCTGAAGCCGCTTTAGTCCAGCAAAAAGCACTGACAGCTTATTTGGAGGAGGCACAAACCAAACGTGAGCCCTTAATTCGGTACCGCTATGCCGACCGTGAGGATATGTTCGATCGGCATTCCTACAGTAAAGGAGGACGGGTGCTACATATGCTTCGGCAATATGTAGGCGACGAAGCCTTCTTTGTCGCGCTCAATCGTTACTTAGTTCGCAATAAGCTGTCATCTGTAGAAATAGCGGAGCTTCGGCTTGCTTTCGAGGAAGTGACAGGCGAAGATTTGACGTGGTTTTTCGATCAATGGTTTCTGAAACGAGGGCATCCAGAGTTGAAGATCACCCATTCCTACGCCGGAAACCAAGTAGCTCTGCGTGTACGGCAAATGCAGGATTCTACTTTCTCACCCATTTATCAGTTGCCAGTTACAGTTACTACTTGGGTTAACAACCAACCGGTTAATCATCGCATCGTCGTTACCAAAGCCGATCAAACTTTCTCTCTACCGGTTAGCCAGCGTCCTGCCCTAGTAAAATTTGATGCTGCCGGGCAGCTGTTGGCTGAACTCGAGGAAGAGCGTTCCACTGAAGAACTGCTATATCAGTTCTACCATGCACAAAACTTCTTACAGAAGTACGAAGCTATTATGTTACTGCGGGGCAAAACAATGGATCTTCCTGTAAGTGCTATGCTACGCAATGCATTAAGCGACGACTTTTGGGCCGTACGACAGACAGCAGTAGAGGCACTACGGCGTTATAAAGGCTCAGAAGGTACCGCTGTGCGAAAAGATCTGCAGAGAGTAGCCACTGATGATTCTAAAACCCGAGTAAGAGCTGCTGCTATTAGCTCTCTGTCTGCTTTCCCAAATGAAGATTATGGTCAGCTTTATACGAGTGCGCTTGCAGATAGCTCTTATATAGTAGCTAGTGCTGCCGTTAATGCTTTGGCTAAGGCTCCTACCGTAACCTCATTAAAAGAAATTATAAGACTTCAGGAGACTAAAAATGCAGCGCTTATCGACGCAGTATCTAACTATTTCGCTCTTAACGGCACAGCAGATCAATACGAATGGTTTTTGCGTCGCAGCAATGATGTGCGCAACGAGGCGCTCTATCAATTCCTCCAAAACTTTGCTACCCTGATGTTACGCATGCCCCCAGTCGAACGTGACAAAGGCATTGCCCGCCTCGAAACAATCGCCCGTTCCTACCCCAATCAATATGCAAAACTTGGTGCTTATAAGGGGTTGAGTATGTTAGTGTCGAGCAGTCCCGGTGTAAAACTCACCTTACAAGATATCCGCAGCCGAGAAAAGGATAAAAACTTGGCTACAATCTACACTATGCTACAATAA
- the tuf gene encoding elongation factor Tu, producing the protein MAKENFDRSKPHVNIGTIGHVDHGKTTLTAAITTVLANKGLAAKRDFSSIDNAPEEKERGITINTAHVEYATENRHYAHVDCPGHADYVKNMVTGAAQMDGAILVVAATDGPMPQTREHILLARQVGVPQLVVFMNKVDMVDDPELLELVEMEIRELLSFYDFDGDNIPVIQGSALGGLNGDANWVPKIEELMAAVDSYIPIPARLTDLPFLMPVEDVFSITGRGTVATGRIERGIINSGEQVDILGMGAEGLKSTVTGVEMFRKILDRGEAGDNVGLLLRGIEKEAIRRGMVICKPGSVTPHKKFKAEVYVLSKEEGGRHTPFFNNYRPQFYLRTTDVTGIITLPEGVEMVMPGDNITITVELINKVAMEKGLRFAIREGGRTVGAGQVTEILD; encoded by the coding sequence ATGGCTAAAGAAAATTTTGATCGTTCCAAACCGCACGTGAACATCGGTACGATCGGGCACGTCGACCACGGCAAAACTACCCTGACTGCTGCTATCACGACGGTACTGGCGAACAAAGGTCTAGCCGCTAAGCGTGACTTCTCGTCGATCGACAACGCTCCTGAAGAAAAAGAGCGTGGTATCACGATCAACACTGCCCACGTAGAGTACGCTACCGAAAATCGTCACTATGCTCACGTTGACTGCCCAGGTCACGCTGACTACGTGAAGAACATGGTAACGGGTGCTGCCCAAATGGATGGTGCTATCCTCGTAGTAGCTGCTACCGACGGTCCGATGCCCCAAACCCGTGAGCACATCCTGCTGGCTCGCCAGGTAGGTGTACCGCAGTTGGTGGTATTCATGAACAAAGTAGACATGGTGGATGACCCTGAGCTCCTCGAGCTGGTGGAAATGGAAATCCGTGAGCTGCTGTCGTTCTATGACTTCGACGGTGACAACATTCCTGTAATCCAAGGTTCTGCATTGGGTGGCTTGAACGGCGACGCCAACTGGGTTCCTAAGATTGAGGAACTGATGGCTGCTGTTGACTCGTATATTCCGATTCCTGCTCGTCTGACTGACCTTCCCTTCCTGATGCCTGTAGAGGACGTATTCTCTATCACGGGTCGTGGTACAGTTGCTACTGGTCGTATCGAGCGCGGTATCATCAACTCGGGTGAGCAAGTTGATATCCTCGGCATGGGTGCTGAAGGTCTGAAATCGACTGTGACTGGGGTTGAGATGTTCCGCAAGATTCTGGACCGTGGCGAAGCCGGTGACAACGTAGGTCTGCTGCTCCGCGGTATTGAGAAAGAAGCCATCCGTCGTGGTATGGTTATCTGCAAACCCGGTTCAGTAACTCCTCACAAAAAGTTCAAGGCTGAGGTTTACGTTTTGTCGAAAGAGGAAGGTGGTCGTCACACCCCATTCTTCAACAACTATCGTCCTCAGTTTTACCTGCGCACCACTGACGTAACGGGTATTATTACCCTGCCAGAAGGTGTTGAAATGGTAATGCCTGGCGATAACATCACTATCACGGTTGAACTGATCAACAAGGTAGCGATGGAAAAAGGTCTGCGTTTCGCTATCCGCGAAGGTGGCCGTACGGTAGGTGCTGGTCAGGTGACCGAAATCCTCGACTAA